The Streptomyces sp. NBC_01353 genome contains a region encoding:
- a CDS encoding acyl-CoA dehydrogenase, which translates to MGHYKSNLRDIEFNLFEVLGRDKVYGTGPFEEMDVETAKSVLEELTRLSENELAESFADADRNPPVFDPETNTAPVPASFKKSYKAFMDSEYWRLGLPEEIGGTTSPRSLIWAYAELILGANPAVWMYSSGPAFAGILFNEGNEAQKKVAQIAVERQWGSTMVLTEPDAGSDVGAGRTKAIQQDDGSWHIEGVKRFITSGEHDMEENILHYVLARPEGHGPGTKGLSLFLVPKYHFDWETGELGERNGVYATNVEHKMGLKASNTCEMTFGDQHPAKGWLIGDKHDGIRQMFLIIEFARMMVGTKAISTLSTGYLNALEYAKERVQGTDLANFMDKAAPKVTITHHPDVRRSLMTQKAYAEGMRSLVLYTAAVQDAIQVKEAAGEDAKAEIGLNDLLLPIVKGYGSEKGYEQLAQSLQTFGGSGFLQEYPIEQYIRDAKIDTLYEGTTAIQGQDFFFRKIVRDQGASLNALAEEIKKFLAVGTGGEELAGARDALAKAAVDLEGIVGAMLTDLTATGEDVKNIYKVGLNTTRLLMASGDVVVGYLLLKGAAVAAEKLAAGASAKDQTFYTGKIAAAKFFAANVLPGVSAERALAEAVDGSLMDLDEAAF; encoded by the coding sequence ATGGGGCACTACAAGTCGAATCTCCGCGACATCGAGTTCAACCTCTTCGAGGTGCTCGGGCGCGACAAGGTGTACGGCACCGGTCCGTTCGAGGAGATGGACGTCGAGACCGCCAAGAGCGTTCTGGAGGAGCTGACCCGCCTCTCCGAGAACGAGCTGGCCGAGTCCTTCGCCGACGCCGACCGCAACCCGCCGGTCTTCGACCCCGAGACGAACACCGCCCCGGTCCCGGCCAGCTTCAAGAAGTCCTACAAGGCCTTCATGGACTCCGAGTACTGGCGCCTCGGCCTGCCCGAGGAGATCGGCGGCACCACCTCCCCGCGCTCCCTGATCTGGGCCTACGCGGAGCTGATCCTCGGCGCGAACCCGGCCGTGTGGATGTACTCCTCCGGCCCGGCCTTCGCCGGCATCCTCTTCAACGAGGGCAACGAGGCGCAGAAGAAGGTCGCGCAGATCGCCGTCGAGCGCCAGTGGGGCTCCACCATGGTCCTCACCGAGCCGGACGCCGGCTCGGACGTCGGCGCCGGCCGCACCAAGGCGATCCAGCAGGACGACGGCTCCTGGCACATCGAGGGCGTGAAGCGCTTCATCACCTCCGGTGAGCACGACATGGAGGAGAACATCCTCCACTACGTCCTCGCCCGCCCCGAGGGCCACGGCCCGGGCACCAAGGGCCTCTCGCTCTTCCTCGTGCCGAAGTACCACTTCGACTGGGAGACCGGCGAGCTGGGCGAGCGCAACGGCGTCTACGCCACCAACGTCGAGCACAAGATGGGCCTCAAGGCCTCCAACACGTGCGAGATGACCTTCGGCGACCAGCACCCCGCCAAGGGCTGGCTGATCGGCGACAAGCACGACGGCATCCGCCAGATGTTCCTCATCATCGAGTTCGCCCGCATGATGGTCGGCACGAAGGCGATCTCCACCCTCTCCACGGGCTACCTCAACGCCCTGGAGTACGCCAAGGAGCGCGTCCAGGGCACCGACCTGGCGAACTTCATGGACAAGGCCGCGCCCAAGGTCACCATCACGCACCACCCCGACGTCCGCCGCTCGCTGATGACGCAGAAGGCGTACGCGGAGGGCATGCGCTCCCTCGTCCTCTACACGGCCGCCGTGCAGGACGCGATCCAGGTCAAGGAGGCCGCCGGCGAGGACGCGAAGGCCGAGATCGGCCTGAACGACCTGCTGCTGCCGATCGTGAAGGGCTACGGCTCCGAGAAGGGCTACGAGCAGCTCGCGCAGTCGCTCCAGACCTTCGGCGGCTCCGGCTTCCTGCAGGAGTACCCGATCGAGCAGTACATCCGGGACGCCAAGATCGACACCCTCTACGAGGGCACCACGGCCATCCAGGGCCAGGACTTCTTCTTCCGCAAGATCGTCCGCGACCAGGGCGCGTCCCTGAACGCGCTGGCCGAGGAGATCAAGAAGTTCCTCGCGGTCGGCACCGGCGGCGAGGAGCTGGCCGGCGCCCGCGACGCGCTCGCCAAGGCGGCCGTGGACCTCGAGGGCATCGTCGGCGCGATGCTCACCGACCTCACCGCCACCGGCGAGGACGTCAAGAACATCTACAAGGTCGGCCTCAACACCACCCGCCTGCTGATGGCCTCCGGTGACGTCGTCGTCGGCTACCTGCTCCTCAAGGGTGCGGCCGTCGCCGCCGAGAAGCTGGCCGCCGGCGCCTCCGCCAAGGACCAGACCTTCTACACGGGCAAGATCGCGGCCGCGAAGTTCTTCGCCGCCAACGTCCTGCCGGGCGTCAGCGCCGAGCGCGCCCTCGCCGAGGCCGTCGACGGCTCGCTGATGGACCTGGACGAGGCCGCGTTCTAG
- a CDS encoding DUF6458 family protein has translation MGLGGCIILIAVGAILTFATDWELDGVNLDLVGLIMMAVGLIGLATFTSIARRRRVVVPPTAPTVVDEDRRDGGY, from the coding sequence ATGGGCCTGGGAGGCTGCATCATCCTCATCGCCGTGGGCGCGATCCTCACGTTCGCCACGGACTGGGAGCTCGACGGCGTCAACCTCGACCTGGTCGGACTGATCATGATGGCGGTCGGTCTCATCGGCTTGGCCACGTTCACCAGCATCGCCCGGCGCCGACGGGTCGTCGTCCCGCCGACGGCTCCCACGGTCGTGGACGAGGACCGGCGCGACGGCGGCTACTGA
- a CDS encoding NHL domain-containing thioredoxin family protein gives MNDAAPAPTPAPATRRARVRAPKLIGKGGWINTGGKELTLADLRGRVVILDFWTFCCINCLHVLDELRELEEKHRDTLVIVGVHSPKFVHEAEHQAVVDAVERYEVHHPVLDDPELATWKQYAVRAWPTLVVIDPEGYVVAQHAGEGHANAIRTLVEELEAEHGAKGTLRRGDGPYVPPEPVATDLRFPGKAVLLPSGNFLVSDTTRHQLVELAPDGETVVRRIGDGEFREPQGLTVLPDGTVVVADTVNHALRTYHPESGAIELLAGTGKQWWQGSTTSGPALEVDLSSPWDVAWWQGKVWIAMAGVHQLWTYDPATRTVEVAAGTTNEGLVDGPAAEAWFAQPSGLAATEDRLWIADSETSALRWIDTDGVVHTAVGTGLFDFGHRDGAAAEALLQHPLGVTALPDGSVAVSDTYNHALRRFDPATGEVTTLATDLREPSDAVLVGDEIVVVESARHRLTRLRLPEEAVQVEAVAHRTQREATEVAPGRLRLDVVFQAPTGQKLDERYGPSTRLLVSSTPPELLLAGEGTGTDLFRELDLNPAITDGVLHVSAMAASCDDDPANEYPACHVHQQDWGVPVKVTAAGAQRLPLILAGMDA, from the coding sequence ATGAACGATGCCGCCCCGGCGCCCACCCCCGCGCCCGCGACCCGCCGTGCCCGTGTCCGTGCCCCCAAGCTGATCGGCAAGGGCGGATGGATCAACACCGGCGGGAAGGAACTGACCCTCGCCGACCTCCGAGGTCGCGTAGTGATCTTGGATTTCTGGACGTTTTGCTGCATCAACTGCCTGCATGTTCTCGACGAGCTCCGTGAGTTGGAGGAGAAGCACCGCGACACCCTCGTGATCGTCGGTGTCCACTCCCCCAAGTTCGTCCACGAGGCCGAGCACCAGGCCGTCGTCGACGCCGTCGAGCGGTACGAGGTGCATCACCCCGTCCTCGACGACCCCGAGCTCGCGACCTGGAAGCAGTACGCCGTACGCGCCTGGCCGACGCTCGTCGTCATCGATCCCGAGGGGTATGTCGTCGCCCAGCACGCGGGTGAGGGGCACGCCAACGCCATTCGGACGCTCGTCGAGGAGCTGGAGGCCGAGCACGGGGCCAAGGGGACGCTGCGGCGTGGGGACGGGCCGTACGTGCCGCCGGAGCCCGTGGCGACCGATCTGCGCTTCCCCGGCAAGGCGGTCCTGCTGCCCTCCGGGAACTTCCTGGTCTCCGACACCACCCGCCACCAGCTCGTCGAGCTGGCGCCGGACGGGGAGACCGTGGTGCGCCGGATCGGGGACGGCGAGTTCCGTGAGCCCCAGGGACTCACCGTGCTGCCCGACGGCACGGTCGTCGTCGCCGACACCGTGAACCACGCGCTGCGCACGTACCACCCCGAGAGCGGCGCCATCGAGCTGCTCGCCGGCACCGGGAAGCAATGGTGGCAGGGGTCGACCACCTCCGGGCCGGCCCTGGAGGTCGACCTCTCGTCGCCGTGGGACGTGGCCTGGTGGCAGGGCAAGGTGTGGATCGCCATGGCCGGCGTCCACCAGCTGTGGACCTACGACCCCGCGACGCGGACCGTCGAGGTCGCGGCCGGTACGACCAACGAAGGGCTCGTCGACGGGCCGGCCGCCGAGGCCTGGTTCGCGCAGCCCTCCGGGCTCGCCGCCACCGAGGACCGGCTGTGGATCGCCGACTCGGAGACCAGCGCCCTGCGCTGGATCGACACCGACGGCGTCGTCCACACCGCCGTCGGTACCGGCCTCTTCGACTTCGGCCACCGCGACGGCGCCGCCGCCGAGGCGCTCCTCCAGCACCCGCTGGGCGTGACCGCCCTCCCCGACGGGTCGGTCGCCGTCAGCGACACGTACAACCACGCCCTGCGCCGCTTCGACCCGGCGACGGGTGAGGTGACGACCCTCGCCACCGATCTGCGCGAGCCGAGCGACGCCGTCCTCGTCGGGGACGAGATCGTCGTCGTCGAGTCGGCGCGGCACCGGCTGACCCGCCTGCGGCTGCCCGAGGAAGCCGTCCAGGTCGAGGCGGTCGCCCACCGCACGCAGCGCGAGGCCACCGAGGTGGCGCCCGGCCGGCTCCGGCTCGACGTCGTCTTCCAGGCGCCGACGGGGCAGAAGCTGGACGAGCGGTACGGCCCCTCGACCCGGCTCCTGGTCTCCTCGACCCCGCCGGAACTGCTGCTCGCCGGCGAGGGCACCGGTACGGACCTCTTCCGGGAACTGGACCTCAACCCGGCGATCACCGACGGCGTGCTGCACGTGTCGGCGATGGCGGCGTCCTGCGACGACGACCCGGCCAACGAGTACCCGGCCTGCCATGTGCACCAGCAGGACTGGGGCGTACCGGTGAAGGTGACGGCGGCGGGCGCCCAGCGGCTCCCGCTCATCCTCGCCGGGATGGACGCCTAG
- a CDS encoding M18 family aminopeptidase, which yields MTSTARFDRGHTDDLMTFLAASPSPYHAVANAAERLEKAGFRQVEETAAWDASAGGKYVIRGGALIAWYVPEGADTHTPFRIVGAHTDSPNLRVKPQPDMGAQGWRQVAVETYGGTLLNTWLDRDLGLAGRLTLRDGSHHLVNVDRAVLRVPQLAIHLDRQANDGLKLDRQRHMQPIWGLGEVHEGDLISFVAQEAGVDAEDVAGWDLMVHSVEAPTYLGRDRELVAGPRMDNLISVHAGVAALAAVSAQPDLAYIPVLAAFDHEENGSESDTGAQGPLLGSVLERSVFARGGAYEDKARAFAGTVCLSSDTGHAVHPNYAERHDPTHHPRANGGPILKMNVNQRYATDGSGRAVFAAACEKAGVPWQTFVSNNEMPCGTTIGPITAARHGITTVDIGVAILSMHSARELCGAKDPYLLANALVAFLEG from the coding sequence ATGACGAGCACTGCCCGCTTCGACCGCGGCCACACCGACGACCTCATGACCTTCCTGGCGGCGTCCCCGTCGCCGTACCACGCCGTGGCGAACGCCGCCGAGCGACTGGAGAAGGCAGGCTTCAGGCAGGTCGAGGAGACCGCGGCCTGGGACGCCTCCGCCGGCGGGAAGTACGTGATCCGCGGCGGGGCGCTCATCGCCTGGTACGTGCCCGAGGGCGCCGACACCCACACCCCGTTCCGGATCGTCGGCGCCCACACCGACTCCCCCAACCTGCGGGTCAAGCCGCAGCCCGACATGGGCGCGCAGGGCTGGCGGCAGGTGGCCGTCGAGACGTACGGCGGAACGCTGCTCAACACCTGGCTCGACCGCGACCTCGGCCTCGCCGGCCGCCTCACCCTCCGCGACGGCAGCCACCACCTGGTGAACGTGGACCGCGCCGTGCTGCGCGTGCCGCAGCTCGCCATCCACCTCGACCGCCAGGCCAACGACGGCCTCAAGCTCGACCGGCAGCGCCACATGCAGCCCATCTGGGGCCTCGGCGAGGTCCACGAGGGCGACCTGATCTCCTTCGTGGCCCAGGAAGCCGGCGTCGACGCCGAGGACGTGGCCGGCTGGGACCTGATGGTCCACTCCGTCGAGGCCCCCACCTACCTCGGCCGCGACCGCGAACTCGTCGCCGGCCCCCGCATGGACAACCTGATCTCCGTCCACGCGGGCGTGGCCGCCCTCGCCGCCGTGTCCGCGCAGCCCGACCTCGCGTACATCCCGGTCCTCGCCGCCTTCGACCACGAGGAGAACGGCTCCGAGTCCGACACCGGCGCCCAGGGCCCGCTGCTCGGCTCGGTCCTGGAGCGCTCCGTCTTCGCGCGCGGCGGCGCGTACGAGGACAAGGCCCGGGCCTTCGCCGGCACCGTCTGCCTCTCCTCCGACACCGGCCACGCCGTCCACCCCAACTACGCGGAGCGCCACGACCCGACGCACCACCCGCGCGCCAACGGCGGCCCGATCCTCAAGATGAACGTCAACCAGCGCTACGCCACCGACGGCAGCGGCCGCGCCGTGTTCGCCGCGGCCTGCGAGAAGGCCGGCGTGCCGTGGCAGACGTTCGTGTCGAACAACGAGATGCCGTGCGGCACGACGATCGGCCCCATCACCGCCGCCCGCCACGGCATCACGACCGTCGACATCGGCGTCGCGATCCTCTCCATGCACAGCGCCCGCGAACTGTGCGGCGCCAAGGACCCGTACCTGCTCGCGAACGCGCTCGTGGCGTTCCTGGAGGGATAG
- a CDS encoding SseB family protein, producing MYGYDQNQGAQQQYAPPPQQPMSGGVQGGMQGGYGQQAPLYPEPSPPSLADAVRAFTTGSLAAEDFQQIFATSKVYCPRGDNPGFLALHNTQQPVIPMFTSLKELRRYAGKESKYFVITGAEVIDLLPTGYGFVLDMEGDHRMVFDAKAVEQMVDFAMRRMYG from the coding sequence ATGTACGGCTACGACCAGAATCAGGGCGCCCAGCAGCAGTACGCCCCGCCGCCGCAGCAGCCGATGTCGGGCGGCGTGCAGGGCGGGATGCAGGGCGGGTACGGGCAGCAGGCTCCCCTGTATCCGGAGCCGTCGCCGCCGTCGCTCGCCGACGCCGTACGGGCCTTCACGACCGGGTCCCTCGCAGCCGAGGACTTCCAGCAGATCTTCGCGACCTCGAAGGTCTACTGCCCGCGCGGGGACAACCCCGGCTTCCTCGCCCTGCACAACACCCAGCAGCCGGTCATCCCGATGTTCACCTCGCTGAAGGAGCTGCGCCGGTACGCCGGCAAGGAGTCGAAGTACTTCGTGATCACCGGCGCCGAGGTGATCGACCTGCTCCCGACCGGCTACGGCTTCGTCCTCGACATGGAGGGCGACCACCGGATGGTCTTCGACGCGAAGGCCGTGGAACAGATGGTCGACTTCGCGATGCGGCGGATGTACGGCTGA
- a CDS encoding pirin family protein, with product MPAVTVENPLALPRVAAPADAVSRPVLAVTTAPSGFEGEGFPVRRAFAGINYQYLDPFIMMDQMGEVEYAPGEPKGTPWHPHRGFETVTYIIDGIFDHQDSNGGGGTITNGDTQWMTAGSGLLHIEAPPESLVVSGGLFHGLQLWVNLPASDKMMAPRYQDIRGGQVQLLTSPDGGALLRVIAGDLEGHAGPGVTHTPITMIHATIRPGAEVTLPWREDFNGLVYVLAGRGSVGAERRPVHMGQTAVFGKGGALTVRADEKQDGHTPDLEVVVLGGQPIREPMAHYGPFVMNTQAELRQAFEDFQAGRLGTIPAVHGMGEGGL from the coding sequence ATGCCCGCTGTGACTGTCGAGAACCCGCTCGCCCTGCCGCGCGTCGCCGCCCCTGCCGACGCCGTCTCCCGCCCCGTGCTCGCCGTGACCACGGCCCCGTCCGGCTTCGAGGGCGAGGGCTTCCCGGTGCGCCGCGCGTTCGCCGGGATCAACTACCAGTACCTCGACCCGTTCATCATGATGGACCAGATGGGAGAGGTGGAGTACGCCCCCGGTGAGCCCAAGGGCACCCCGTGGCACCCCCACCGCGGCTTCGAGACCGTCACGTACATCATCGACGGGATCTTCGACCACCAGGACTCCAACGGCGGTGGCGGCACCATCACCAACGGCGACACCCAGTGGATGACCGCCGGCTCCGGACTCCTCCACATCGAGGCCCCGCCGGAGTCCCTCGTCGTGAGCGGCGGACTCTTCCACGGACTCCAGCTGTGGGTGAACCTGCCCGCCTCCGACAAGATGATGGCCCCGCGCTACCAGGACATCCGCGGCGGCCAGGTGCAGCTGCTGACCTCCCCCGACGGCGGCGCGCTGCTCCGCGTCATCGCCGGCGACCTCGAAGGGCACGCCGGCCCGGGCGTCACGCACACCCCGATCACGATGATCCACGCGACGATCCGGCCGGGAGCCGAGGTGACCCTGCCGTGGCGCGAGGACTTCAACGGGCTCGTGTACGTCCTCGCGGGGCGCGGCTCCGTCGGTGCGGAGCGACGGCCGGTCCACATGGGCCAGACCGCCGTCTTCGGCAAGGGCGGCGCGCTGACGGTCCGGGCCGACGAGAAGCAGGACGGGCACACGCCCGACCTGGAGGTCGTCGTCCTCGGCGGGCAGCCGATCCGCGAACCGATGGCCCACTACGGCCCGTTCGTCATGAACACCCAGGCCGAGCTGCGCCAGGCCTTCGAGGACTTCCAGGCGGGGCGCCTCGGCACGATCCCGGCGGTGCATGGCATGGGCGAGGGAGGGCT